The Syntrophotalea acetylenivorans genome contains the following window.
TGTTCTGCCAGAGCCTGAATGTTATTCTCATGAGTGTCATCGTTCTCATACCTGCTGCCGGCATGGGGCGCCGCATGGGCGCTACCGTCAATAAGCAGTATCTGCCTCTCAACGACCGGCCGATCGTCGGCCACACCATCGCCCTGTTCGACCAGCATCCCCTTATCGACAAGATTTACGTCATTACCCCGGTCGCGGAGTTCGAGCAATGTCGCCGTGAAGTGCTGGAGCCCGGAAATTTCCACAAGGTGCAGGACTTGGTGCCGGGCGGTGCCGAGCGCCAGGATTCGGTGCGCAACGGTTTGCTGGCTTGCGCCGCCGGTCCCGACGACATCGTGTTGATTCACGACGGGGTGCGGCCGTTGTTGCAGCCAGCACTCATCGATAAGGTCATCGAAACCGTTCGCGGGCAGGGTGCCTGCCTGGTGGGGGTACCGGTCAAGGACACCATCAAACAGGTGGTGGATGGCTGCATCGAGGGGACTCCCGATCGCAGCGGTCTGTGGCAGGCCCAGACGCCTCAGGCCTTTCGTTATAGCCAGATCCTGGAGGCCCATGAGCGGGCGCAGCAAGACGGCTTTCGCGGTACCGACGACGCTTCGCTGGTGGAACGCCTTGGCCAGCCGGTGATGGTGATTGCCGGCAGCTATCGCAACATCAAACTTACCACGCCCGAGGACCTGCTGTTGGCCAGGGCTTTTCTCGACAGTCCGGAGGAGGTTTGCCCATGATGCGCATCGGTCACGGCTACGATGTTCACCAATTGGTCGCCGAGCGGCAGTTGATTCTCGGTGGTGTCGAGGTGCCCTACAGCCTGGGTCTGCTCGGCCATTCCGATGCCGACGTGTTGCTGCACGCTATCTGCGATGCGATTCTCGGAGCCTTGGGTCAAGGTGATATCGGTAAGCATTTTCCCGATACCGACGCGGCCTATAAGGGAATCTCCAGTCTTAAACTGCTGCGGCATGTGGTGGATCTGGCCGCCGGGCAGGGTTATACGATCGGCAACCTCGACAGCACAATTATTGCTCAGCGGCCTAAGCTGGCCCCTTATATCGGTGAGATGGTGGATAAGATCGCCGTGGCTTGCGCAGTCTCGGCCAGTCGCATCAACGTAAAGGCCACGACTACCGAGGAGCTCGGTTTCGAGGGGCGCGGCGAAGGTATTTCGGCCCACGCGGTCGTATTACTACAACGGGTCGCCGAGGACTAAGAGGCTATCGCCCTGCGAACAGGCAACTCGACGGTTGCTTTTCTGACTAAAATCTGCCACTTTCTGAACTGTTCGGAAGGTGGTTTTTCAACAGTCTGCGGCTTTTGGGCTGCGTTTTTCAACATTACGATCAGGACGACAGCGATCATGGATAATAGTAACGACAGCAACGCTCCTGCGGCACCGAGCAACTTTATTCGTACTCTCATCGACAAGGACCTGGCCGCCGGCAAGAACGACGGTGCCGTGATCACCCGTTTCCCGCCGGAGCCCAACGGCTATCTGCATATCGGTCATGCCAAGAGTTTTTGTCTCAATTTCGGCTTGGCCCGCGACTATGCCGATGCGCCAGGAGGTGCCCGCTGCCATCTGCGTTTTGACGATACCAACCCGGTTAAAGAAGAGCAGGAGTATATCGACGCGATCAAGGAGAACGTGCGCTGGCTCGGTTTCGATTGGGGGGAGCACGAATACTATGCGTCGGATTATTTCGACCAGCTCTATGCCTGGGCGTTGCAGCTCATTGAGGCCGGCAAGGCCTACGTCGACGATCTGTCGGCGGAGGAGATACGTACCTATCGCGGAACCCTGACCGAGCCGGGCAAAAACAGCCCTTATCGCGACAGGTCGGTGGCGGAGAACCGGGAACTGTTCGAGAAGATGAAGAATGGCGACTATCCGGATGGCGCCAAGGTGCTGCGGGCCAAGATCGATATGGCTTCGCCCAACCTGAATATGCGGGATCCGGTCTTGTACCGTATCCTCCACGCCGAGCACCATCGCACCGGCAGCAAGTGGTGCATCTATCCCATGTACGACTTTACCCACGGGCAGAGCGATTCTCTGGAGGGGGTCACCCACTCGATCTGCACCTTGGAATTTGCGGACCATCGGCCCCTTTACGACTGGTTCATCGAGCAACTCGGCATCCATCATCCCCAGCAGATCGAATTTGCCCGCCTCAACATCAACTATACGGTGATGAGCAAGCGTAAGCTGCTGGAACTGGTGGAAGGCGGCCATGTCAGCGGTTGGGACGATCCGCGCATGCCGACTTTGGCCGGCATGCGCCGCCGTGGCTACACTCCGGCCTCGATTCGCAACTTCTGCGAGCGGATCGGTGTCTCGAAAAAGGGCAGCTGCGTCGATATCGGCTTCCTCGAAAGCTGCATTCGCGAAGACCTCGACCACAATGCGCCTCGGGCCATGGCGGTTCTCAATCCCCTGCGGGTGGTGATCGACAATTATCCCGAAGATCAGGTCGAAGAGTTCCAGGCGCCGGTTCATCCCCAGCAACCCGAACGGGGCACCCGCACAGTGCCTTTCTCCAAAGTTCTGTACATCGAACGGGAAGATTTCATGGAGGAAGCGCCGAAGAAGTTCTTCCGTCTCGCCCCGGGCCGCGAGGTACGGCTGCGCTGCGCTTATTTCATTCGCTGCGAGGAGGTAATCAAGGATCCGGTCAGCGGCGAGGTCGTCGAGTTGCGCTGCAGCTACGATCCGGCTAGTCGCGGCGGTGCCTCCCCTGACGGACGCAAGGTCAAGGGAACCCTGCACTGGGTGTCTGCAGAGCACGCCCTGGACGCGGAAATCCGCCTCTATGACCGCCTGTTTCTCACGGAGAATCCTTCGGCGGATAAGGATGTCGATTTCAAGAGCCA
Protein-coding sequences here:
- the ispD gene encoding 2-C-methyl-D-erythritol 4-phosphate cytidylyltransferase, with the translated sequence MSVIVLIPAAGMGRRMGATVNKQYLPLNDRPIVGHTIALFDQHPLIDKIYVITPVAEFEQCRREVLEPGNFHKVQDLVPGGAERQDSVRNGLLACAAGPDDIVLIHDGVRPLLQPALIDKVIETVRGQGACLVGVPVKDTIKQVVDGCIEGTPDRSGLWQAQTPQAFRYSQILEAHERAQQDGFRGTDDASLVERLGQPVMVIAGSYRNIKLTTPEDLLLARAFLDSPEEVCP
- the ispF gene encoding 2-C-methyl-D-erythritol 2,4-cyclodiphosphate synthase, which translates into the protein MRIGHGYDVHQLVAERQLILGGVEVPYSLGLLGHSDADVLLHAICDAILGALGQGDIGKHFPDTDAAYKGISSLKLLRHVVDLAAGQGYTIGNLDSTIIAQRPKLAPYIGEMVDKIAVACAVSASRINVKATTTEELGFEGRGEGISAHAVVLLQRVAED
- a CDS encoding glutamine--tRNA ligase/YqeY domain fusion protein, whose translation is MDNSNDSNAPAAPSNFIRTLIDKDLAAGKNDGAVITRFPPEPNGYLHIGHAKSFCLNFGLARDYADAPGGARCHLRFDDTNPVKEEQEYIDAIKENVRWLGFDWGEHEYYASDYFDQLYAWALQLIEAGKAYVDDLSAEEIRTYRGTLTEPGKNSPYRDRSVAENRELFEKMKNGDYPDGAKVLRAKIDMASPNLNMRDPVLYRILHAEHHRTGSKWCIYPMYDFTHGQSDSLEGVTHSICTLEFADHRPLYDWFIEQLGIHHPQQIEFARLNINYTVMSKRKLLELVEGGHVSGWDDPRMPTLAGMRRRGYTPASIRNFCERIGVSKKGSCVDIGFLESCIREDLDHNAPRAMAVLNPLRVVIDNYPEDQVEEFQAPVHPQQPERGTRTVPFSKVLYIEREDFMEEAPKKFFRLAPGREVRLRCAYFIRCEEVIKDPVSGEVVELRCSYDPASRGGASPDGRKVKGTLHWVSAEHALDAEIRLYDRLFLTENPSADKDVDFKSQLNPESLQVLSGCKVEPSLADAVPESRYQFERQGYFCVDQVDSVAGRLVFNRTVTLRDSWAKMGGKK